tccccggttctgtgctaaccATGAaccataaactattgctaaccatggatgaaaactacttgggctattgtgatgggatgctaatttatatacattattattattagatcgAGAGCCAGCGACCATAGACctacgttattttataaaggctgaaaaTTATTGTGTGCATCTACCTAGggctatataaatatatagatagGATAGTGACTTAGGTAATTGGATGCTTAAGTTTTTAGTCTTTCCTCCTGGACTCCatatgtacggtagactgcacatcagtggtaactgtcatgcacctgaactctatagtaataagtacgatttttctataaaactgttaccacctgaagttgactgtatgtgctttatttcttattgtgtatctttgttGTCTTTCTCTTTTTGCTGAATAAAtgttctatctatctatctatctctaTTGGGGCATTAAATACCTCGTGATAATGTTGTAGATCTGACTTGTTTAAGTCTGATAAGTCCGGACGCTCTGGTTTAAAATTGTCCTCGTAATCATATTCTTTCTCTGATAGTTCTGACtctgatgaagatgatgatgattttattggTTTTGGTCGCAGTGTCTTTGGTTCTGGTCGCCGTTTCGTTGAGTTTGGTCGCCGTTTCTTTGATTTTGGTCGTCGTTCCTTTGATTTATGTCGGTGTTTCTTTGGTTTTGGTCGGTGTGTCGTTGATTTTCGACGTCGTTTTGTTGCCTTTTGACGTCGTTTCGTTGATTTTGGTCGGCGTTTTGTTGCCTTTTGACGTCGTTTTGTTGCCTTTTGACGTCGTTTTGTTGCCTTTTGACGTCGTTTCGTTGCCTTTTGACGTCGTTTTGTTGCCTTTTGACGTCGTTTTGTTGCCTTTTGACGTCGTTTCGTTGCCTTTTGACGTCGTTTTGTTGACTTTGGATGGCGTTTCGTTGACTTTGGTCGGCGTTTCATTGATGTAGTGGATTTTGGCCGGCGTTTTGGATGGAATGGAGTGGACTTTGGTGGTGGGTTCGTTGATGAAAGAGTTGATTCTGGTGGTGGGTTCGTTGATGATAGAGTTGATTCTGGTTGTGGGTTTGTTGATATAGTTGGTTCTGGTCGGTGGTTCGGTGATATAGTTGGTTCTGGTCGGTGGTTCGGTGACATAGTTGGTTCTGGTCGGTGGTTCGGTGACATAGTTGGTTCTGATAGGTGGTTCAGTGATATAGTTGGTTCTGGTCGGTGGTTCGGTGATATAGTTGGTTCTGATCGGTGGTTCAGTGATATAGTTGGTTCTGGTCGATGGTGGTTCGGTGATATAGTTGGTTCTGGTCGATGGTGGTTCGGTAACTTAGTTTTTATTGGTCGGTGGTGCTTCGGTGATATAGTTGGTTCTGGTCGGTGGTTCGGTGATATTGTTGGTTCTGATCGGTGGTTCAGTGATATAGTTGGTTCTGGTCGGTGGTTCGGTGATATTGTTGGTTCTGATCGGTGATTCAGTGATATAGTTGGTTCTGGTCGGTGGTTCGGTGATATAGTTGGTTCTGGTCGATGGTGGTTCGGTAACTTAGTTTTTATTGGTCGGTGGTGCTTCGGTGATATAGTTGGTTCTGGTCGGTGGTTCGGTGATATTGTTGGTTCTGATCGGTGATTCAGTGATATTGTTGGTTCTGATCGGTGGTTCAGTGATATAGTTGGTTCTGATCGGTGGTTCAGTGATATAGTTGGTTCTGGTCGGTCGTTCGTTGATATAGTTGGTTCTGATCGGTGGTTCAGTGATATAGTTGTTTCTGGTCGATGGTAGTTCGGTGATATAGTTGGTTTTGGTCGGTGGTTCGGTGTTGTAGTTGGTTCTGGTCGGTAGTAATTCGGTGATATAGTTGGTTTTGTCCGGTGGTTCGGTGTTGTAGTTGGTTCTGGTCGGTGGTTCGGTGTTATAGTTGGTTCTGGTCGGTGGTAGTTCGGTGATATAGTTGGTTTTGTCCGGTGGTTCGGTGTTGTAGTTGGTTCTGGTCGGTGGTAGTTCGGTGATATAGTTGGTTTTGGTCGGTGGTTCGGTGTTGTAGTTGATTCTGGTCGATGGTGGTTCGGtaacatagtttttattggtCGGTGGTGGTTCAGTAACATAGTTGGTTCTGGTCGGTGGTTCGGTGATGTAGATGGTTCTGGTCGGTGGTGGTTCGGTGATATAGTTGGTTTTGAAGTTGTAGCTCGTCCTAAATCGGGAATCATAAAATACCAATCAAGGAGATCATAATAATTCATGAAGTAATCGGCATCCTGCAACCCGGTCCACCATGGCTGCCATGCCACGTTGTGTTTTTTATTCCGAGAAATTGTGTACAAGGGTCGTCTCTTACGGAGTAGTTTTTCAGAGTTAGACGTACGCAGTGCATGCAGTAGTTCAGGGTTCTGTCCCTGTACTCGATGAGATGGTGCTGAAACAAAGACTAagcttcaatttttcaaataaaatacctaaaatgtGACTGTAACAGCTTTcgacactagcggattttcgcCACAGTTTTTCTACGTATGagacaaacaaatataatattgtgttCATATTATTGAGACGGCtcgcaggagctggatgcgagcagccgaaaatcgatctcagtggcgtgcacttggagaggcctatgtccagcagtggtctgcgataggctgatgatgtgatGTGATGATTATTATCTTGTCTTTGTGTGTCTGTTTTATAAGAGATGGGCTGAGAGGTCCGCAAGACAGGCAGCATTGATCTGGACTCttcgatattaaaaaaaacttgtctgGGTTTTGCGAATATTCTCACATTTAATAAATTTGTGGTTCTTATGCTCATTGTTCTTCGTCCACGAATGTATGGGTAGCTGCAGTATTAACAGGCAGCAAATAACTGAAACACCAATGGTAATGTAAGCTATATAAGACAAGagatttcaatagtttttgcgtgaaagagtaacaaacttaCACCCATGCATCCTTATAAACTGCTGCATTCCTTAAATAGGATTCTGGCaaagaaataatacaaataaataagtgccTCAGAAGGCaggttagttaaaaaaatatctctaacTTACATGAGTAAGTTTttatagtaaccttataggcaaCTACATGtatgagccgtttggggttgaaactcttgGGCCGTCTGGTCCGAGCGCCCGCCTTCTTGCCAAAGATATTTCCTAGCGCCtagttgacacttctcgtggctggcttttatttcgcacagaggttgagcattgccatccaacgtggcaatgctgccagccctttgggtacattacccagtgacagcgacgaggagcaattttttgatgcaatatattagttttaagttgtttatatattataagtttattttatcttttaaaacttACATGAGTATTCCATACTTCTGATCTTATTCCTTCATCCTtcagaatcaaataaaaaaaaaatggcacgagttgaatatttttttaggtgcATGTTGTTTCAATTATGTACTATGTCCGCGCTAATTGCATATTATCATTGCttcgattatttaattataaatccaTGCCTTAATCTTCTGATAAGCCGTTTTAATATTCACGAGTATagtattactagccgttttcccgtggatTCACTCGCGTCCTGTGGAGACTACTGCCCGtctcggataaaatgtagcctactcaatactcaataactttattgcataccataatgtgtacaggttggtgggtaaaattaaaagaaacaattatggaccctgtcgggcacagcaaagttaatttttagaggagaggacgaagagcgctttttaaacataataatattgaaataaaggtAGAAAATATTGCATTCagatacttaagtaggtattatttctgtgtagatttatttacattttacttatttattggcCCGTGATACATGCTTCGCTACAAAACGAAAACCGCTCTAccaattttgtgcaaacttcacataaaccatctactaaatagtccaaacaaagtctaaatatttggtttggataggtgagCCCGTTCTTGAATTATACCTAAGATTACAACgaaatgtttcaatattttttatatatgtaaatagattTAGGAAATTATAGTGTAGTAAGTGCAGAAGAAGAACTCGTGACTAAGCCAAAGCGAATCGATGGATCATAAGCTTGGCACGGTcgatccgtggatgggtgaccatcttgtcataacgagttcttgtTTCGAAAGGCACGATAATCtataggtcccagctgtcatttgaacatctttggcagtcattacgggtagacagaagccagaaacTCTGATGctagtctaactaaggggttgcccgggtaactgggttgaggaggtcaaataggcagtcgctccttataaaaaaCGGCTTCtcagtactcagctgcatctgggtagactggaagccgaactcagaatagtcgggaaaaggttaggcagatgatgactgtAGTACGTAGAAAAGAAGTTgttaaatcatcatcagcccTTTTATCGTCTCTCATACTGGATCGAGCGTTAATCACAATGCTTGATCAATGCggtttggtgatttcagactctGTAATTTAAGGTTCCTACAGATGTTTCTCTTCACCTTTaacaaacttggaa
The DNA window shown above is from Helicoverpa armigera isolate CAAS_96S chromosome 25, ASM3070526v1, whole genome shotgun sequence and carries:
- the LOC126055674 gene encoding adhesive plaque matrix protein-like, with translation MQQFIRMHGFICCLLILQLPIHSWTKNNEHKNHKFIKSPSHRVQGQNPELLHALRTSNSEKLLRKRRPLYTISRNKKHNVAWQPWWTGLQDADYFMNYYDLLDWYFMIPDLGRATTSKPTISPNHHRPEPSTSPNHRPEPTMLLNHHRPIKTMLPNHHRPESTTTPNHRPKPTISPNYHRPEPTTTPNHRTKPTISPNYHRPEPTITPNHRPEPTTTPNHRTKPTISPNYYRPEPTTTPNHRPKPTISPNYHRPETTISLNHRSEPTISTNDRPEPTISLNHRSEPTISLNHRSEPTISLNHRSEPTISPNHRPEPTISPKHHRPIKTKLPNHHRPEPTISPNHRPEPTISLNHRSEPTISPNHRPEPTISLNHRSEPTISPNHRPEPTISPKHHRPIKTKLPNHHRPEPTISPNHHRPEPTISLNHRSEPTISPNHRPEPTISLNHLSEPTMSPNHRPEPTMSPNHRPEPTISPNHRPEPTISTNPQPESTLSSTNPPPESTLSSTNPPPKSTPFHPKRRPKSTTSMKRRPKSTKRHPKSTKRRQKATKRRQKATKRRQKATKRRQKATKRRQKATKRRQKATKRRQKATKRRPKSTKRRQKATKRRRKSTTHRPKPKKHRHKSKERRPKSKKRRPNSTKRRPEPKTLRPKPIKSSSSSSESELSEKEYDYEDNFKPERPDLSDLNKSDLQHYHEVFNAPIEIDR